A single genomic interval of Spinacia oleracea cultivar Varoflay chromosome 6, BTI_SOV_V1, whole genome shotgun sequence harbors:
- the LOC110790930 gene encoding late embryogenesis abundant protein 6, whose amino-acid sequence MQSAKQKVSNMASAAKEKIQIAKAKVEEEAEQATARTREEKEIAKELRKVKGAEAKADLHTSKARHAAEKLETKQAGHHYHIPGTGIVTGAGHHVPVTTGHQAFGAAGNIPPGSGTTTAATGHHTHGGVGGNIPGSTTTTTHSYQSNLPPYNKHL is encoded by the exons ATGCAGTCAGCAAAGCAGAAAGTAAGCAACATGGCCAGTGCTGCCAAAGAGAAGATACAGATTGCCAAGGCCAAAGTTGAAGAAGAG GCAGAGCAGGCGACGGCGAGAACAAGGGAGGAGAAAGAGATAGCAAAAGAGCTGAGGAAAGTGAAGGGGGCGGAAGCCAAGGCGGACCTTCACACCTCCAAAGCGAGACATGCGGCGGAGAAGCTGGAAACAAAGCAAGCAGGTCATCATTACCATATACCTGGTACCGGAATCGTTACCGGAGCTGGCCACCATGTACCTGTTACTACCGGTCATCAAGCTTTTGGGGCGGCGGGCAATATACCACCTGGAAGTGGAACCACCACCGCCGCTACTGGACATCATACACACGGTGGTGTGGGTGGCAATATACCTGGAAGCACCACCACTACTACTCATTCCTATCAATCCAATCTTCCACCTTATAATAAACATCTTTAA
- the LOC130462675 gene encoding uncharacterized protein yields the protein MRFLKKVFGFLGFPKDEGHESREEDDDVNTTNNSDDVHRNRMNVDPIHTGPRKGFSVPVQVPVERPAVGPILVPCNGNGGLQGLKWYAQRLRIDEDGDIADEFFHEVLQDTSHYSHITPDQPKSFPRYQVKSNVRRVKVKDQRLAPDGKFQNGVDCQGQLQWV from the exons atgaGGTTCTTAAAAAAGGTATTCGGGTTTCTAGGGTTTCCGAAGGATGAAGGTCATGAATCCAGGGAGGAAGATGACGATGTTAATACTACTAATAATTCCGACGATGTTCATCGCAATCGGATGAATGTAGACCCAATTCATACGGGACCACGTAAAGGGTTCAGTGTTCCAGTCCAAGTTCCCGTTGAACGTCCTGCTGTGGGTCCCATTTTGGTCCCTTGTAATGGCAATGGTGGACTTCAG GGTCTTAAGTGGTATGCTCAACGTCTGAGAATAGACGAAGACGGGGATATAGCAGATGAATTTTTTCATGAAGTTTTACAAGATACATCACATTATTCACATATCACGCCAGACCAGCCGAAGTCATTCCCAAGGTACCAAGTTAAGAGCAACGTAAGACGCGTGAAAGTAAAAGATCAACGATTGGCTCCTGACGGGAAGTTTCAAAACGGGGTAGACTGTCAAGGTCAGTTGCAGTGGGTATAG
- the LOC110779774 gene encoding AP-2 complex subunit mu — protein MPVAASAIYFLNLRGDVLINRLYRDDVGGNMVDAFRMHIMQTKELGTCPVRQIGGCSFLYMRISNVYIVIVVSSNANVACAFKFVVEAVNLFKSYFGGQFDEDAIRNNFVLIYELLDEIMDFGYPQNLSPEILKLYITQEGVRSPFSSKPADKPVPNATLQVTGAVGWRREGLMYKKNEVFLDIVESVNLLMSSKGSVLRCDVTGKILMKCFLSGMPDLKLGLNDKLGLEKESQLKARPAKSGKTIELDDVTFHQCVNLTRFNSEKTVSFVPPDGEFELMKYRITEGVNLPFRVLPTIKELGRTRMEVNVKVKSVFGAKMFALGVVIKIPVPKQTAKTNFQVTSGRAKYNPSIDSLVWKIRKFPGQTESTLSAEVELISTMGEKKSSTRPPIQMEFQVPMFTASGLRVRFLKVWEKSGYNTVEWVRYITKAGSYEVRC, from the exons ATGCCGGTGGCTGCTTCTGCAATCTACTTCTTGAATCTTCGTGGTGATGTTCTTATCAATCGCCTCTATCGCGATGATGTCGG GGGCAACATGGTTGATGCATTTCGGATGCATATTATGCAAACAAAGGAACTCGGGACTTGTCCTGTGAGACAGATAGGAGGCTGCTCCTTCCTTTATATGAGAATCAGCAATGTGTATATTGTAATTGTCGTCAGCAGCAATGCTAATGTGGCTTGCGCTTTCAAGTTTGTTGTTGAG GCTGTAAATCTTTTCAAATCTTACTTTGGTGGGCAATTTGATGAAGATGCTATTCGCAATAATTTTGTCCTGATATATGAGTTGTTAGATG AAATTATGGATTTTGGTTACCCACAAAATCTGTCCCCTGAAATTTTAAAGCTTTACATCACTCAAGAGGGAGTACGTTCACCATTCTCGTCTAAG CCTGCTGATAAACCAGTGCCAAATGCAACGTTGCAAGTTACAGGTGCGGTTGGCTGGCGAAGAGAAGGTCTTATGTATAAAAAGAATGAG GTGTTCCTAGATATCGTGGAAAGTGTCAATCTTCTTATGTCTTCGAAAG GTAGTGTGCTGCGTTGTGATGTTACAGGAAAGATTCTTATGAAGTGCTTTCTCTCTGGAATGCCTGATTTGAAGCTGGGATTGAACGATAAACTTGGTCTTGAGAAGGAGTCACAGTTGAAAGCACGTCCGGCAAAAAG TGGAAAGACAATTGAGCTGGATGATGTGACATTCCACCAATGTGTGAATTTGACGAGGTTCAACTCGGAGAAGACCGTCAGTTTTGTTCCTCCAGATGGTGAATTTGAATTAATGAA ATATCGTATAACCGAGGGTGTTAACCTCCCCTTTCGAGTATTGCCAACAATCAAGGAATTGGGTAGGACACGGATGGAAGTGAATGTTAAG GTCAAGAGTGTCTTTGGTGCGAAGATGTTTGCTCTTGGAGTTGTGATCAAAATTCCAGTTCCCAAACAAACTGCTAAAACAAATTTCCAAGTGACATCTGGTAGAGCAAAGTATAATCCATCTATTGACAGCCTGGTCTGGAA AATAAGAAAATTCCCGGGCCAGACTGAATCAACTTTAAGTGCTGAGGTAGAGTTGATATCTACCATGGGAGAGAAGAAGTCCTCGACAAGACCACCAATTCAAATGGAATTTCAG GTCCCTATGTTCACCGCGTCAGGGTTACGTGTTCGTTTCCTCAAG GTATGGGAGAAAAGTGGGTACAATACCGTTGAATGGGTTCGTTATATAACAAAGGCCGGTTCCTATGAGGTTAGGTGTTAA